From the genome of Streptococcus marmotae, one region includes:
- a CDS encoding peptidoglycan bridge formation glycyltransferase FemA/FemB family protein: MIHIRTVSDTTYQETQTQYIEANFLQSAEMARLQLSRGRDIEYLAFYDDDVLVGQTIVQYRNIKAFFKEALILHGPLFTNWESSLMHLCLKALEKYLNKQLCVRVSLSPYLIQAIKDDQLSVLQDNLSGHILKTFETMGYRNEFDPKQETVVNTLFVKSLDELHSPDELLQSLTPSIKRDIKKFQAMQVRVEELSDENIDQFYDILTTTSQRKDFFIQEVDYFKKIKEHFQEQAKFMYAYLDCAAYLDYLTTHIQDFSQVIEELEKGPQSKRTKGKLADARDQLQSYQKRLQQFKEMNITQDKLPLSSYLFICYGSEVVSFAGGNYEQYMNFGGASLIHWTMLQYALEHGYQTFNFYGTSETNLLGTGKGNFNFKRQFNGQLHLLLGTFTKSLNIIGKSLEMLTQLKNRSGTHS, from the coding sequence ATGATTCACATTCGAACGGTTAGCGATACCACTTATCAGGAAACTCAGACGCAGTATATAGAAGCCAACTTTCTCCAATCTGCTGAAATGGCTCGGCTTCAATTATCTAGGGGACGTGACATCGAATACCTAGCCTTTTATGATGATGACGTTTTGGTGGGGCAAACCATTGTCCAATATCGTAACATCAAAGCCTTTTTCAAAGAAGCACTTATCTTACATGGTCCTCTCTTTACAAATTGGGAATCTTCCCTTATGCACCTGTGCTTAAAGGCTTTGGAAAAATATCTCAATAAACAGCTATGTGTGCGAGTTAGTCTTTCTCCTTATCTCATTCAGGCTATCAAGGATGATCAGCTCTCTGTTCTCCAAGATAATCTCTCGGGCCACATTTTAAAAACATTTGAAACAATGGGATACCGCAACGAATTTGATCCTAAACAGGAAACGGTCGTAAATACCCTGTTTGTCAAATCGCTTGATGAACTTCATTCACCAGACGAGCTCCTTCAGTCACTAACCCCTTCGATTAAGCGGGACATCAAAAAATTCCAAGCTATGCAGGTTCGTGTGGAAGAGCTCAGTGATGAAAATATCGATCAATTCTATGATATTCTAACGACTACTAGTCAGCGAAAAGATTTCTTTATCCAAGAAGTGGACTATTTTAAAAAAATCAAGGAACATTTTCAAGAGCAAGCTAAGTTTATGTATGCCTATCTGGATTGTGCTGCCTATCTAGATTATCTAACCACTCATATCCAAGATTTTTCACAAGTCATCGAAGAATTAGAAAAAGGCCCACAAAGCAAACGAACCAAGGGGAAACTTGCCGATGCCAGAGACCAATTGCAGTCTTATCAAAAACGATTACAGCAATTTAAAGAGATGAATATCACTCAGGATAAGTTGCCCCTCTCCTCCTATCTCTTCATCTGTTATGGTTCAGAAGTTGTCAGCTTTGCAGGAGGAAATTACGAGCAGTATATGAATTTCGGTGGAGCGTCCTTGATTCATTGGACTATGCTACAATACGCTCTAGAACATGGATATCAAACCTTTAACTTTTACGGCACTAGCGAAACCAACCTATTGGGCACAGGCAAAGGAAACTTTAACTTCAAGCGACAGTTCAATGGACAATTACATCTACTCCTTGGCACCTTCACCAAGTCCCTCAATATCATTGGCAAATCGTTAGAGATGCTAACACAACTAAAAAACAGGAGTGGTACTCACTCGTGA
- the tuf gene encoding elongation factor Tu: MAKEKYDRSKPHVNIGTIGHVDHGKTTLTAAITTVLARRLPSSVNQPKDYASIDAAPEERERGITINTAHVEYETEKRHYAHIDAPGHADYVKNMITGAAQMDGAILVVASTDGPMPQTREHILLSRQVGVKHLIVFMNKVDLVDDEELLELVEMEIRDLLSEYDFPGDDLPVIQGSALKALEGDSAFEDIIMDLMNTVDEYIPEPERDTDKPLLLPVEDVFSITGRGTVASGRIDRGTVRVNDEIEIVGIKEETSKAVVTGVEMFRKQLDEGLAGDNVGVLLRGVQRDEIERGQVIAKPGSINPHTKFKGEVYILTKEEGGRHTPFFDNYRPQFYFRTTDVTGSIKLPAGTEMVMPGDNVTIDVELIHPIAVEQGTTFSIREGGRTVGSGMVTEIEA, encoded by the coding sequence ATGGCAAAAGAAAAATACGATCGTAGTAAACCACACGTTAACATTGGTACAATTGGACACGTTGACCACGGTAAAACTACTTTGACTGCAGCTATCACAACTGTATTGGCACGTCGCTTGCCTTCATCAGTTAACCAACCAAAAGACTATGCGTCTATCGATGCTGCTCCAGAAGAACGTGAACGCGGAATCACTATCAACACTGCACACGTTGAGTACGAAACTGAAAAACGTCACTATGCGCATATCGACGCTCCAGGACACGCGGACTACGTTAAAAACATGATCACTGGTGCGGCTCAAATGGACGGAGCTATCCTTGTGGTAGCTTCAACTGACGGACCAATGCCACAAACTCGTGAGCACATTCTTCTTTCTCGTCAGGTTGGTGTTAAACACTTGATCGTCTTCATGAACAAAGTTGACTTGGTTGACGACGAAGAATTGCTTGAGTTGGTTGAAATGGAAATCCGTGACCTTCTTTCAGAATACGATTTCCCAGGTGATGACCTTCCAGTTATCCAAGGTTCAGCTCTTAAAGCTCTTGAAGGTGACTCAGCATTTGAAGATATCATCATGGACTTGATGAACACTGTTGATGAGTACATTCCAGAACCAGAACGCGATACTGACAAACCATTGCTTCTTCCAGTCGAGGACGTATTCTCAATCACTGGACGTGGTACTGTTGCTTCAGGACGTATCGACCGTGGTACTGTTCGTGTCAACGACGAAATCGAAATCGTTGGTATCAAAGAAGAAACTTCTAAAGCAGTTGTTACTGGTGTTGAAATGTTCCGTAAACAATTGGACGAAGGTCTTGCAGGAGACAACGTTGGTGTTCTTCTTCGTGGTGTACAACGTGATGAAATCGAACGTGGACAAGTTATCGCTAAACCAGGTTCAATCAACCCACACACTAAATTCAAAGGTGAAGTTTACATCCTTACTAAAGAAGAAGGTGGACGTCACACTCCATTCTTCGACAACTACCGTCCACAGTTCTACTTCCGTACAACTGACGTAACTGGTTCAATCAAATTGCCAGCAGGTACTGAAATGGTAATGCCTGGTGATAACGTAACAATCGACGTTGAATTGATCCACCCAATCGCCGTTGAACAAGGTACTACTTTCTCTATCCGTGAAGGTGGACGTACTGTTGGTTCAGGTATGGTTACAGAAATCGAAGCATAA
- a CDS encoding RNA polymerase sigma factor — MRFDEYEKEVMGIAKEISYYLQKSGANQADSDDIAQDILVKILEADIVLPFEKLRAWLYRSAIRAYIDRYRRDRRYHEIIQQEFFHKEKALKYDTADYGPLYEAVAELPTQYQSVLDCYYFQEMTTKEVAQVLGISQSLVKMNLYRGRKQLARLLKEKGYEYEDF; from the coding sequence ATTCGGTTCGACGAATATGAAAAAGAAGTCATGGGCATTGCGAAAGAAATTTCCTATTATCTGCAAAAATCAGGCGCCAATCAAGCAGACAGCGATGATATTGCTCAGGACATTTTGGTTAAAATTCTCGAGGCAGACATTGTTCTTCCCTTCGAGAAATTGCGGGCCTGGCTTTATCGCTCAGCTATTCGAGCCTATATTGATCGGTATCGTAGGGATAGACGCTACCATGAGATTATCCAGCAGGAATTTTTCCACAAGGAGAAGGCGCTAAAGTACGATACAGCAGATTATGGACCGTTGTATGAGGCAGTAGCAGAATTGCCCACTCAGTATCAGTCGGTACTGGACTGTTATTATTTTCAAGAAATGACGACTAAGGAGGTAGCACAGGTCTTGGGAATTAGTCAAAGCCTGGTTAAGATGAACCTCTATCGTGGTCGTAAGCAGTTAGCAAGATTGCTAAAGGAGAAAGGATACGAATATGAAGACTTTTGA
- a CDS encoding anti sigma factor C-terminal domain-containing protein has translation MKTFEVAAKKSKRKNRVKTVLLSIVTGFVLLVVGWKGLAWITSRNANEVRDYHQTMTEISYPNVSYINWSFIADSEFTGTYYADQVKDIAGITVPFEDFESHYGLYRGYDSNQHLNLYKSSDNKGGYTHGNSYKVPLFYNTNRNYQQMGDIVTQDISLLSQMPNRVVEMAVTFDKPYTFDEIQTMIPSNLNINWYWIGSTSIYDTSELKLNAQIGFQPNLAQLETYDEMKKQEKPANLSKEEAQKAYEDYQKKLADLTPSQAFHNSYTFFQAHLEKALANQWLGYSVGEDGKDYDLTNDVKDYLKKNQDGKTATFAGVILTGKAEDFAQLEKASWIFASNIGQDVEVKPYHHLETHR, from the coding sequence ATGAAGACTTTTGAAGTTGCAGCAAAGAAAAGTAAACGAAAGAACAGGGTGAAAACTGTCTTACTTTCGATCGTGACGGGATTTGTACTGTTGGTTGTCGGTTGGAAGGGGCTGGCTTGGATTACCTCTCGTAATGCCAATGAAGTGCGTGATTACCACCAAACAATGACAGAGATCAGTTATCCTAATGTTAGCTATATAAACTGGTCCTTCATTGCAGACTCGGAATTTACCGGAACCTATTATGCCGATCAGGTTAAGGATATTGCAGGAATTACTGTTCCGTTTGAAGATTTTGAGAGTCATTATGGCCTGTATAGGGGCTATGACTCAAATCAGCATCTCAATCTCTATAAATCATCAGATAATAAGGGTGGCTACACCCACGGGAATAGCTATAAGGTGCCACTTTTTTATAATACCAATCGCAATTATCAGCAAATGGGGGATATCGTCACTCAGGACATCTCTCTCTTATCTCAGATGCCCAATCGCGTAGTTGAAATGGCAGTGACCTTTGATAAGCCCTATACCTTTGATGAAATTCAAACCATGATTCCTAGTAATTTGAACATCAACTGGTACTGGATTGGTAGCACTAGTATCTATGATACGAGTGAGTTAAAGCTCAATGCTCAGATTGGTTTTCAGCCGAATCTCGCTCAACTAGAAACCTATGACGAGATGAAAAAACAGGAAAAACCAGCAAATCTGTCTAAGGAAGAAGCTCAAAAAGCCTATGAGGACTACCAAAAGAAACTGGCTGATTTAACACCTAGTCAAGCCTTCCATAATAGCTATACCTTCTTCCAAGCACATCTGGAGAAGGCTTTGGCAAATCAGTGGCTCGGATATAGTGTGGGAGAAGATGGGAAAGACTATGATTTGACCAATGATGTCAAAGACTACCTTAAAAAGAATCAAGACGGAAAAACAGCTACATTTGCTGGTGTGATTTTAACGGGTAAGGCAGAAGACTTTGCTCAACTTGAAAAAGCTAGCTGGATTTTTGCCTCTAATATCGGTCAGGATGTGGAAGTTAAGCCCTATCATCACCTAGAGACCCACAGATAA
- the tpiA gene encoding triose-phosphate isomerase, producing the protein MSRKPIIAGNWKMNKTAADARAFVEAVKTKIPSNERVETVIGAPALFIEGMKKGVRNTELKVAAQNCYFEDFGAFTGENSPATLAALEVDYVIIGHSERRDYFHETDEDINKKAHAIFKNGMTPIICCGESLETYEAGKAEEFVGAQVSAALKGLSAEQVASLVLAYEPIWAIGTGKSATQDDAQKMCKAVRDVVAADFGQEVADKVRVQYGGSVKPENIAEYMACPDVDGALVGGASLEADSFLALLEF; encoded by the coding sequence ATGTCACGTAAACCAATTATCGCAGGAAACTGGAAAATGAATAAAACAGCAGCAGATGCTCGTGCATTTGTCGAAGCAGTGAAGACAAAAATTCCTTCAAACGAACGTGTGGAAACTGTTATTGGTGCACCAGCTCTTTTCATCGAAGGGATGAAAAAAGGTGTTCGCAATACTGAATTGAAAGTTGCAGCTCAAAACTGCTACTTTGAAGATTTTGGAGCTTTTACTGGGGAAAACAGCCCTGCAACACTTGCCGCACTTGAAGTGGATTATGTGATTATCGGTCACTCAGAACGCCGTGATTACTTCCACGAAACAGATGAAGACATCAACAAAAAAGCACATGCGATTTTCAAAAACGGCATGACACCAATCATCTGTTGCGGCGAATCTCTTGAGACTTACGAAGCTGGTAAAGCAGAAGAGTTTGTAGGTGCGCAAGTATCAGCAGCTCTTAAAGGTTTGTCTGCTGAGCAAGTAGCTTCATTGGTGCTTGCATATGAACCAATCTGGGCAATCGGTACTGGTAAATCAGCAACTCAAGACGATGCACAAAAAATGTGTAAAGCCGTTCGTGATGTCGTTGCAGCAGACTTCGGACAAGAAGTAGCAGATAAAGTCCGTGTCCAATACGGTGGTTCTGTTAAACCAGAAAACATTGCTGAGTACATGGCTTGTCCTGATGTGGACGGTGCACTTGTAGGTGGAGCTTCACTTGAGGCAGATAGCTTCCTTGCTTTGTTGGAATTTTAA
- a CDS encoding anti sigma factor C-terminal domain-containing protein, with product METFEVLAKKTKKKNRQQIILISVTVVVSFLVMYAGLVFASGKLLNRNFRRVMDYYDQRNIIAYPNMHVMGGNSPKGQFSSIYHLERVKDVDGVFIPYQGINASATLFAAHVDSERDYVKYQTFEHQGERRFSNNQSVYRHPVFFNVKGDWNGEYIPKPSQELPLTKEMKGQLVEVALTFDKPYSYQELQTMLPKNLKKNWFWFGTTNTEIDYSYSLADIYGLSFEEKEDEMSYERFRENLLAALKDTKFKNSMLYGRSGKTFSNYDDLEFIKENYPTLADARFAGVILTGKAENFAQLENQDWIFASSIGAAIPNQPYYQLDVE from the coding sequence ATGGAAACATTTGAAGTATTAGCGAAGAAAACAAAAAAGAAAAATAGACAGCAAATTATTTTAATATCCGTAACAGTTGTAGTCAGTTTTTTAGTAATGTATGCAGGCTTAGTATTTGCATCTGGAAAATTATTGAATCGTAACTTTCGCAGAGTGATGGATTACTATGATCAGCGGAATATTATTGCCTACCCTAATATGCATGTCATGGGTGGAAATAGCCCAAAAGGGCAATTTTCATCAATCTACCATCTAGAACGAGTAAAGGACGTTGATGGGGTGTTTATACCCTATCAAGGGATCAATGCCAGTGCGACACTTTTTGCTGCTCATGTTGATAGCGAGAGGGATTATGTGAAGTACCAGACGTTTGAGCATCAAGGAGAACGTAGATTTTCTAATAATCAAAGTGTCTATCGTCATCCTGTCTTCTTCAATGTAAAGGGGGATTGGAACGGAGAATACATTCCAAAACCGAGTCAAGAATTACCTCTTACAAAGGAAATGAAAGGGCAATTAGTAGAAGTAGCACTCACTTTTGATAAGCCCTACTCATATCAAGAATTACAGACCATGTTACCTAAAAATCTCAAAAAAAATTGGTTTTGGTTTGGTACAACAAATACAGAAATCGACTATTCTTACTCTTTGGCAGATATATACGGCCTTAGCTTTGAAGAAAAAGAGGACGAGATGAGTTATGAACGATTTAGGGAGAATCTATTGGCTGCTCTGAAAGATACTAAATTCAAAAATAGTATGCTATATGGACGTAGTGGGAAAACATTTTCGAACTATGATGATTTAGAGTTCATTAAAGAAAACTATCCCACGTTAGCAGATGCAAGGTTTGCCGGTGTTATTCTAACAGGTAAGGCAGAGAACTTTGCCCAGCTGGAAAATCAGGATTGGATATTCGCCTCAAGCATTGGTGCAGCTATCCCGAATCAACCTTATTATCAGCTCGATGTGGAATAA
- a CDS encoding RNA polymerase sigma factor gives MKLDAYEQVLIDFAKDVIAYLMASGVPKEQAEDVVQDIFVKLLEMPVAIPGEKIRAFLYRSAIRRYIDKYRRDKRYMEILRQEFFKPHELSPFETDQYDFLLEEVEKLPQQDALLLELFYFQGFTIREIAELLSYSVSKVKVSLHRSRQKLKQALKQKGYDDGNI, from the coding sequence ATTAAACTAGATGCCTATGAACAAGTCTTGATTGATTTTGCCAAAGATGTCATCGCTTATTTGATGGCATCAGGTGTTCCAAAAGAGCAGGCAGAAGATGTCGTCCAAGATATATTTGTCAAGCTCCTTGAAATGCCAGTTGCTATCCCTGGTGAGAAGATTCGAGCCTTCCTGTACCGCTCTGCCATTCGTCGCTACATTGATAAGTACCGCAGGGACAAACGTTATATGGAAATTTTACGGCAAGAATTTTTCAAGCCACATGAACTGTCCCCCTTTGAAACAGACCAATATGACTTTCTCTTGGAAGAAGTAGAAAAATTGCCACAGCAGGATGCGCTTCTCTTGGAACTCTTTTATTTTCAGGGTTTTACTATTCGTGAAATAGCAGAGCTTCTCTCTTATTCCGTCAGCAAGGTCAAAGTCAGTCTGCACCGCAGTCGTCAAAAATTAAAACAAGCCCTTAAACAGAAAGGATATGATGATGGAAACATTTGA
- a CDS encoding GBS Bsp-like repeat-containing protein, whose product MKVKSFLYLSGLVLSCWNAQTVLADSITAEPKELGSQSTVSGTLRVVEEDGQVKVVFSGLTNGYGRPKATIWSQADKSDQRVISQFVQDSTGQYIAVLDKSQFAEGATHFYVEMSVTSDTNTSYVLDTYEFDWQTETTPSAAQSQASFRSIADDAQSSGTPVEETVGQPVTGDINIENIDAQNGTFDVVVSNVAAPSAIRMIQVPVWTDEGGQDDIRWYTATRQQDGTYKVTVNKQNHKNGTGAYHVHLYYKYVDGKSAGVAASGATLPQSQEAPTQSQVTGDIAIENIDAQAGTFDVVVSNVSGSSAIQTVQVPIWTEEGGQDDIRWYNAIRQADGTYKVTVDKKNHKNGTGKYHIHLYYRYTNGQLKGVGGTFTALPAPTPTQNQVTGDIAIENIDAQAGTFDVVVSNVSGSSAIQTVQVPIWTEEGGQDDIRWYNAIRQSDGTYKVTVDKKNHKNGTGKYHIHLYYRYTNGQLKGVGGTFTALPAPTPTQSQVTGDIAIENINAQAGTFDVVVSNVSGSSAIQTVQVPIWTEEGGQDDIRWYNAIRQSDGTYKVTVDKKNHKNGTGKYHIHLYYRYTNGQLKGVGGTFTALPAPTPIQNQVTGDIAIENINAQAGTFDVVVSNVSGSSAIQTVQVPIWTEEGGQDDIRWYNAIRQSDGTYKVTVDKRNHKNGTGKYHVHLYYRYTNGQLKGVGGTFTALPAPTPTQSQVTGDIAIENINAQAGTFDVVVSNVSGSSAIQTVQVPIWTEEGGQDDIRWYNAIRQADGTYKVTVDKRNHKNGTGKYHIHLYYRYTNGQLKGVGGTFTALPVDKDTTKPTGTLSIVNVNNQTGAFDVVVTDVSSPIELDSVLVPVWSEAGGQDDIRWYRAAKQADNSYKVHVEASNHKYSTGIYHAHLYYKQINGRTVGVGATKTSLSITQNGKPTATISIQNVDNTNGAFDVTVSDIFAPAGIDKVEVPVWSDVNGQNDIQWYTAMKQADGTYRVNVRVSAHRYETGLYHAHLYITSGGQRYGIGGTTTKVTYTHRADKSFVDVSSHNGSLSVSDYHDLLNQGVAGVVVKLTEGTSYLNPFAAEQIRNAQAVGMKVSVYHYSHFTDAKSAQEEARYFAAAAQRLGLSKDIAMVNDIEEQKTRNNINANMKAWEAEMRRLGYGNLLHYAGASWIDVNTLGYAGPIQTDLFGLKNFWVAQYPYNSLDVQQARTMSMHSSAAAWQFTSSAQLLAGKHRFDLNLDYTGRFTN is encoded by the coding sequence ATGAAAGTAAAATCCTTTTTATACCTATCAGGATTGGTCTTGTCATGTTGGAATGCTCAAACTGTTTTGGCAGATAGCATTACAGCAGAGCCAAAAGAATTAGGAAGTCAGTCTACTGTATCTGGCACTCTTCGTGTCGTTGAAGAGGATGGACAGGTAAAGGTAGTTTTTTCTGGATTAACAAATGGGTATGGCCGGCCTAAAGCAACGATTTGGTCACAAGCGGATAAGAGTGATCAACGTGTTATCAGTCAATTTGTGCAGGATTCTACCGGACAATATATTGCTGTTTTAGACAAATCACAATTTGCAGAAGGAGCTACTCATTTCTATGTTGAAATGAGTGTTACGAGTGATACGAATACCTCCTACGTCCTAGATACATATGAATTTGATTGGCAAACAGAGACTACACCAAGTGCAGCTCAGTCTCAAGCTAGTTTCCGTAGTATTGCAGACGATGCTCAGTCTTCTGGTACTCCAGTGGAAGAGACCGTTGGACAGCCCGTTACAGGTGATATCAATATTGAGAATATTGATGCTCAAAACGGTACCTTTGATGTCGTTGTTTCCAATGTTGCAGCACCATCTGCTATTCGTATGATTCAAGTTCCTGTTTGGACGGATGAAGGTGGCCAAGATGATATACGTTGGTACACAGCTACTCGTCAGCAAGATGGTACCTATAAAGTCACGGTTAATAAACAAAACCACAAGAATGGTACGGGGGCGTATCATGTGCATCTATACTATAAATATGTTGATGGGAAATCAGCTGGGGTTGCGGCTTCAGGAGCAACCTTACCTCAATCTCAAGAAGCTCCGACTCAGTCACAGGTGACTGGCGATATTGCGATTGAAAATATTGATGCCCAGGCAGGTACCTTCGATGTCGTAGTGTCCAATGTCTCAGGCTCTTCAGCGATTCAGACAGTCCAAGTTCCAATTTGGACGGAAGAAGGCGGCCAAGATGATATTCGCTGGTACAATGCGATTAGGCAGGCCGACGGCACCTATAAAGTCACCGTAGACAAGAAAAATCATAAAAACGGCACTGGCAAGTACCATATCCACTTGTATTACCGCTATACGAATGGACAGTTGAAGGGCGTTGGCGGTACCTTTACTGCCTTGCCAGCCCCAACTCCGACCCAAAATCAGGTCACGGGCGATATTGCGATTGAAAATATCGATGCTCAGGCAGGTACCTTCGATGTCGTAGTGTCCAATGTCTCAGGCTCTTCAGCGATTCAGACAGTCCAAGTTCCGATTTGGACAGAAGAAGGCGGTCAAGATGATATTCGCTGGTACAATGCGATTAGGCAATCTGACGGCACCTATAAAGTTACCGTAGACAAGAAAAATCACAAAAACGGCACTGGCAAGTACCATATCCATTTGTATTACCGCTATACGAATGGACAGTTGAAGGGCGTTGGCGGTACCTTTACTGCCTTGCCAGCCCCAACGCCAACTCAATCCCAAGTCACGGGCGATATTGCGATTGAAAATATCAATGCTCAGGCCGGTACCTTCGATGTTGTAGTATCCAATGTCTCAGGCTCTTCAGCGATTCAAACAGTTCAAGTTCCGATTTGGACAGAAGAAGGCGGTCAAGATGATATTCGCTGGTACAATGCGATTAGGCAATCTGACGGCACCTATAAAGTTACCGTAGACAAGAAAAATCACAAAAACGGCACTGGCAAGTACCATATCCATTTGTATTACCGCTATACGAATGGACAGTTGAAGGGCGTTGGCGGTACCTTTACTGCCTTACCAGCCCCAACTCCGATCCAAAATCAGGTCACGGGCGATATTGCGATTGAAAATATCAATGCTCAGGCCGGTACCTTCGATGTTGTAGTATCCAATGTCTCAGGCTCTTCAGCGATTCAGACAGTCCAAGTTCCGATTTGGACAGAAGAAGGCGGCCAAGATGACATCCGTTGGTACAATGCGATTAGGCAATCTGACGGCACCTATAAAGTCACTGTAGATAAGAGAAATCATAAAAACGGCACTGGCAAGTACCATGTTCACTTGTATTACCGCTATACGAATGGACAGTTGAAGGGTGTTGGCGGTACCTTTACTGCCTTGCCAGCCCCAACGCCAACTCAATCCCAAGTCACGGGCGATATTGCGATTGAAAATATCAATGCTCAGGCCGGTACCTTCGATGTTGTAGTATCCAATGTCTCAGGCTCTTCAGCGATTCAAACAGTTCAAGTTCCGATTTGGACAGAAGAAGGCGGTCAAGATGACATTCGCTGGTACAATGCGATTAGGCAGGCCGACGGCACCTATAAAGTCACCGTAGATAAGAGAAATCATAAAAACGGCACTGGCAAGTATCATATCCACTTGTATTACCGCTATACGAATGGACAGTTGAAGGGCGTTGGCGGTACCTTTACTGCCTTACCAGTTGACAAAGACACAACCAAGCCAACTGGTACGCTTAGCATCGTGAATGTGAATAACCAGACAGGCGCTTTTGATGTCGTTGTGACGGATGTTTCAAGTCCAATAGAGTTGGATTCTGTTTTGGTTCCAGTCTGGTCAGAAGCAGGTGGTCAGGATGATATTCGCTGGTATCGTGCAGCCAAACAAGCAGATAATAGCTATAAAGTTCACGTGGAAGCAAGCAACCATAAGTATAGCACGGGTATTTACCATGCTCATCTTTACTATAAGCAGATTAATGGTCGAACAGTGGGAGTTGGCGCTACTAAAACCAGCCTGAGTATTACTCAAAACGGCAAGCCAACAGCTACTATTAGCATTCAAAACGTGGATAATACAAATGGAGCCTTTGATGTAACAGTGTCTGATATTTTTGCTCCAGCAGGTATTGATAAAGTGGAAGTTCCAGTCTGGTCAGATGTTAATGGACAAAATGATATTCAATGGTACACTGCGATGAAGCAAGCTGATGGAACCTACCGTGTGAACGTTCGGGTATCGGCGCATCGGTATGAGACAGGTTTGTACCATGCTCATTTATATATAACTAGTGGTGGTCAACGCTATGGAATTGGCGGAACAACAACTAAGGTAACGTATACCCATCGAGCAGATAAGTCATTTGTAGATGTAAGTAGTCACAATGGTAGCCTTTCTGTCTCGGATTATCATGACTTGTTGAATCAAGGTGTCGCAGGAGTGGTTGTTAAGTTGACAGAAGGTACCTCCTATCTCAATCCATTTGCGGCAGAGCAGATTCGCAATGCGCAGGCTGTTGGTATGAAAGTTTCTGTTTACCACTATTCACATTTTACAGATGCTAAATCAGCTCAAGAAGAAGCACGTTATTTTGCAGCAGCAGCTCAGCGCTTAGGTCTGTCTAAAGATATTGCGATGGTTAATGATATTGAAGAACAAAAAACACGAAACAATATCAATGCAAATATGAAGGCATGGGAAGCAGAAATGCGCCGTTTAGGTTATGGCAATCTGCTTCATTACGCAGGAGCAAGCTGGATTGACGTGAATACATTAGGATATGCAGGACCTATTCAAACGGATTTATTTGGTCTGAAAAATTTCTGGGTTGCCCAGTATCCATATAATAGTTTGGATGTTCAACAAGCACGTACAATGAGTATGCACTCATCAGCGGCTGCATGGCAGTTTACATCGTCTGCTCAACTATTGGCAGGAAAACATCGGTTTGATTTGAACTTAGATTACACAGGCCGATTTACAAATTAG